Sequence from the Fibrobacter sp. genome:
CAGGATAATGTCGGTGACATCTTCCTTCACACCCGGAATCGTCGAAAATTCCTTGTCAACGCCTTCGATTTTCACGGAGACAATAGCCGCACCCTGCAGAGAGGAAAGGAGCACGCGACGGAGTGCGTTGCCGAGGGTGATACCCCAGCCACGTTCCAAGGCTTCTACGACAAACTTGGCGTAGCGACCATCTTCGCCGGTTTCCACTTTCTGGAAGCTGCGCGGCATCTGAAGTGATTTCCACATCATTGGCGATACCTCTTTGGATTAAATTCTTCTCTTCTTTTTAGGACGGCAACCATTGTGCGGAATGCCCGTCACGTCTCGAATAGAGAGAACTTCGAGGCCCGCATTCTTGAGAGCGCGGACGGCAGATTCACGGCCGCCACCAGCACCCTTAACGCGAACGTCCACCTTGCGCATGCCGAGGTCGAATGCCTTGTGGGCAGCGGTTTCAGCGGCAAGCTGGGCAGCAAACGGCGTGCTCTTGCGGGAGCCCTTGAAACCGGAGTTACCCGGGGAGCCCCAAGCGACGACGTTACCGCGAGCGTCGGTGATAGAAACGATTGTATTGTTGAAGGAAGCGAACACGCAGGCGATACCCTGGATGTCAATGCGCTTCTTGCCCTTCTTAACCTTGACTTCTTCAGTTGCAGCCGGAGCTTCAGCAGCGGCAGCAGTTTCCTTGATTTCTTCTTCAGCCACGATGAGTCTCCTTACTTCTTCTTGTTAGCCACAGTCTTCTTGGGGCCCTTACGAGTGCGGGCATTGGTACGGGAACGCTGACCGCGGACCGGGAGGCCCTTGCGGTGGCGGATGCCGCGATAGCAGCCAATATCCTGCAAACGCTTGATGTTCAAGGTGATTTCTGCGCGGAGCTGACCTTCCACAGAGTATTCGTCTTCGAGGAGATGACGAATCTTACCTTGTTCTTCTTCAGTCAGGTCGTCACACTTCTTGTTCTTGTCGATGCCCAGCTGAGCACAGACCTTGTTAGCGGTGAACAGACCGACACCATAAATTGCCGTAAGACCGTATTCAACAGTCTTGTTTTTCGGTAAATCGACACCAGCGATACGTGCCATACGATCTCCTTATCCCTGTTTCTGCTTGTGACGGGGGTTCTTCGAACAGATGATGCGCAAAACACCCTTACGACGGATGATCTTGCAGTTTTCACATCTGGGTTTAATGGAGGCTTTGATTTTCATAGGTTTGACCTTCTTTTGTAATACCTATTACTTGTAACGGTAAGTAATTCGCCCGCGATTTAAATCGTACGGGGAAATCTCGACCAACACTTTGTCGTCCGGCAAGATTCTGATAAAATGCCGGCGCATCTTTCCTGATACGTGAGCAAGAATTTCGTGACCATTTCCGAGTTGAACACGGAAGAAAGCGTTGGGAAGTGCTTCCAGCACAACGCCTTCTACTTGTATACCTTCTTCTTTAGCCACTAGGATGCCATCCTGCCGCGAATGCGGCCACGTTTCAAGAAACCATCATAATTCTTGGTATGCAACTGGGCTTCGA
This genomic interval carries:
- the rpsK gene encoding 30S ribosomal protein S11 — encoded protein: MKETAAAAEAPAATEEVKVKKGKKRIDIQGIACVFASFNNTIVSITDARGNVVAWGSPGNSGFKGSRKSTPFAAQLAAETAAHKAFDLGMRKVDVRVKGAGGGRESAVRALKNAGLEVLSIRDVTGIPHNGCRPKKKRRI
- the rpsM gene encoding 30S ribosomal protein S13; protein product: MARIAGVDLPKNKTVEYGLTAIYGVGLFTANKVCAQLGIDKNKKCDDLTEEEQGKIRHLLEDEYSVEGQLRAEITLNIKRLQDIGCYRGIRHRKGLPVRGQRSRTNARTRKGPKKTVANKKK
- the rpmJ gene encoding 50S ribosomal protein L36, with amino-acid sequence MKIKASIKPRCENCKIIRRKGVLRIICSKNPRHKQKQG
- the infA gene encoding translation initiation factor IF-1 gives rise to the protein MAKEEGIQVEGVVLEALPNAFFRVQLGNGHEILAHVSGKMRRHFIRILPDDKVLVEISPYDLNRGRITYRYK